From a region of the Roseobacter litoralis Och 149 genome:
- the repA gene encoding plasmid partitioning protein RepA encodes MATAPFRQDTGELAFDEIILQQGELISDRLNILRQEQYPPDAQKGLRQFSLAEVAYFLGVTQSTIKKLHLEGKGPEPQTSASGRRSYSAAQMLELRAYLDAHGRPGKRRYLPHRTEGEDLHVISVVNFKGGSGKTTTAAHLAQHLALKGHRVLAVDLDPQASLTALHGIQPELDSVSSLYETLRYDAERQPISAVIRSTNFPNLDIVPASLDLQEYEYDTPVALTSRDPSEGRAFFTRISKALEEVEDRYDVVVIDCPPQLGYLTLTALTASSSVLITVHPQMLDVMSMSQFLLMLGGILRTIREAGAEMRLKWFRYLVTRFEPTDGPQKQMVGFLQAMFPNQMLEAQMVKSTAISDAGITKQTLYEVERAQFVRSTYDRAITSLNAVNDEIAGLVHQAWGREGP; translated from the coding sequence ATGGCGACAGCACCATTCCGGCAAGATACAGGCGAGTTGGCCTTCGATGAAATCATTCTCCAGCAAGGAGAACTGATTTCCGACCGACTCAATATCTTGCGTCAGGAACAATACCCCCCCGATGCCCAGAAGGGTCTGCGGCAGTTTTCTCTCGCCGAGGTGGCCTATTTCCTCGGCGTCACGCAGTCGACGATCAAGAAGCTGCATCTGGAGGGCAAAGGGCCGGAGCCACAAACCTCGGCCTCTGGGCGGCGATCCTATTCCGCAGCACAAATGCTCGAGCTGCGCGCCTATCTCGATGCCCATGGCCGTCCGGGCAAGCGGCGTTACCTGCCCCACCGCACCGAAGGCGAAGATCTGCATGTTATCTCCGTCGTCAACTTCAAGGGCGGCAGCGGCAAGACAACGACCGCTGCCCATCTGGCGCAGCACCTGGCGCTCAAGGGCCATCGCGTGCTGGCGGTCGATCTCGATCCCCAGGCCTCGCTCACCGCATTGCACGGGATTCAGCCTGAATTAGACTCTGTTTCCTCGCTCTATGAGACCCTGCGCTATGACGCGGAGCGCCAGCCGATCAGCGCAGTCATCCGCTCCACGAATTTCCCAAACCTCGATATTGTCCCGGCCAGCCTCGATCTTCAGGAGTACGAATACGACACGCCGGTGGCCCTCACGAGCCGTGACCCGTCCGAAGGCCGCGCCTTCTTCACCCGCATCTCAAAAGCGCTGGAGGAGGTCGAAGACCGCTACGACGTGGTGGTAATCGATTGCCCGCCCCAGCTTGGATATCTGACCCTAACCGCGCTGACAGCCTCGAGTTCGGTGCTGATCACCGTGCATCCCCAGATGCTCGACGTGATGTCGATGAGCCAGTTCCTCCTGATGCTGGGCGGTATCCTGCGCACCATCCGCGAAGCCGGGGCCGAGATGCGGCTCAAATGGTTCCGGTATCTCGTCACGCGGTTCGAACCCACCGATGGGCCGCAAAAGCAGATGGTCGGCTTCCTGCAGGCAATGTTTCCCAACCAGATGCTCGAAGCGCAGATGGTGAAATCGACGGCGATCTCGGATGCCGGGATCACCAAGCAGACGCTTTACGAGGTCGAGCGGGCGCAGTTCGTGCGGTCGACCTATGACCGCGCGATCACCTCTCTGAATGCCGTCAACGACGAGATCGCCGGTCTCGTGCATCAAGCCTGGGGGCGAGAAGGCCCATGA
- the repB gene encoding plasmid partitioning protein RepB, translating to MARKDLLKSVIGQPTDPPVDGGRSSYAMRGASKSMKVSIDSLAENSKRLLEGETIVEIDPALIDASFVNDRLSGDDEAFEELKASIASSGQDTPVLLRPHPEAANRYMVVFGHRRVRVARALGRPVRAVVKEMDDVAHVLAQGQENTARADLSFIEKALFARNLHDLGQAKEVIQQALTIDGTLLSRMLSVAGTVPGHVIAAIGPAKQIGRDRWEDFKKLMAVKSNVAVADRILATEGFDQLDSDTKFEILHSKVTEAGRAPRRRAAKATPAKRTWTAGEGRIKGVIGRAGRAYTISLTSKDSAGFGEFLSENLDQLYAEYLSQSEETSTS from the coding sequence ATGGCCAGAAAAGACCTGTTGAAATCCGTGATCGGGCAGCCGACCGACCCGCCGGTCGATGGGGGCCGCTCGAGCTATGCGATGCGGGGTGCTTCGAAGTCCATGAAGGTCTCGATCGACAGTCTCGCCGAAAACTCCAAACGCCTCCTCGAAGGCGAAACCATCGTCGAGATCGATCCCGCCCTGATCGATGCCTCCTTCGTCAATGACCGGCTCAGCGGTGATGACGAGGCCTTCGAGGAGTTGAAAGCCTCGATCGCATCAAGCGGGCAGGACACGCCGGTCCTGCTCAGGCCGCATCCGGAGGCCGCCAATCGCTACATGGTCGTCTTCGGGCATCGCCGGGTGCGTGTCGCGCGCGCGCTCGGACGGCCGGTCCGCGCCGTGGTCAAGGAGATGGACGATGTCGCCCATGTGCTGGCGCAGGGCCAGGAGAACACGGCCCGGGCCGATCTTTCCTTCATCGAGAAGGCGCTTTTTGCCAGGAACCTGCATGATCTCGGCCAGGCCAAGGAGGTGATCCAGCAGGCGCTGACCATCGACGGCACGCTCTTGTCGCGCATGCTGTCGGTCGCGGGGACCGTGCCGGGCCATGTCATCGCCGCGATCGGACCCGCCAAGCAGATCGGGCGCGACCGTTGGGAAGACTTCAAGAAGCTGATGGCGGTCAAAAGCAATGTCGCGGTGGCCGACCGTATCCTGGCCACGGAGGGGTTTGACCAGCTCGACAGCGACACAAAGTTCGAGATTCTGCACAGCAAGGTGACCGAGGCGGGCAGGGCACCCCGGCGCCGGGCGGCGAAAGCCACCCCGGCCAAGCGCACCTGGACCGCCGGAGAGGGTCGGATCAAGGGCGTCATCGGACGCGCGGGCCGCGCCTATACCATATCGCTGACATCCAAGGATTCCGCAGGCTTTGGAGAGTTTCTCTCGGAGAACCTCGACCAGCTCTATGCGGAGTATCTGTCTCAATCGGAGGAGACATCGACATCATGA
- the repC gene encoding plasmid replication protein RepC: MTQSGWRKPTPALGTADQLARDGEQISIAKTRSVVAAKRVGAHIGLKAADLLLLDTLAAFTQPQDWEEGRRPIVWASNAYLMERTGFSLSTLKRHARRLAEVGVITFRDSPNGKRWGRRDADGVIVEAYGFDLAPLSARAAEFEAVAADLAAERALCQRLRRQITIARRSIRARLEAALERQEHVPGLRSLQQAFEALLACLPGPRAGADMLQRLVDRFADLLSRAEKVFLREVKPVGQSTEMIEERKNMDPREVSSGPHIPITKQLHPVIRNSSENEEAAAEPPGPAQPAPVARTASDSGAGEANKPQVGIELGTILQACPEFTSWGRNLGGYIRDWRDFVRVAGELRPMIGISEHAWVAAQEQMGKPAAAAAFALVFEKVHSGEVNSPGGYLRGMVEKAGAGELHLERSFFGRLSEMAA, translated from the coding sequence ATGACACAGAGCGGTTGGCGCAAGCCGACGCCGGCTCTCGGGACCGCGGATCAGCTGGCCCGAGACGGCGAACAGATTTCCATTGCCAAGACACGCAGTGTTGTCGCGGCGAAACGTGTGGGGGCCCATATCGGGCTGAAAGCGGCGGATCTTCTGCTGCTCGATACGCTTGCGGCCTTTACCCAGCCCCAGGATTGGGAAGAGGGGCGACGACCCATCGTCTGGGCGTCGAACGCCTATCTGATGGAGCGGACCGGGTTTTCCCTGTCGACGCTCAAACGCCACGCCCGGCGCCTGGCGGAGGTCGGCGTGATCACTTTCCGGGACAGCCCGAATGGCAAACGCTGGGGCCGCCGCGATGCCGATGGTGTGATTGTCGAGGCCTACGGGTTCGATCTCGCCCCCTTGAGCGCCCGGGCCGCGGAGTTCGAGGCAGTGGCGGCCGATCTGGCGGCGGAGCGCGCGCTCTGTCAGCGTCTTCGGCGTCAGATCACAATTGCCCGGCGCAGTATCCGAGCGCGTCTCGAGGCGGCGCTGGAGCGCCAGGAACACGTGCCGGGGCTCCGGAGCCTGCAACAGGCCTTCGAGGCGCTTCTGGCATGCCTGCCGGGCCCGCGTGCGGGGGCCGACATGCTTCAGCGACTGGTTGATCGCTTCGCTGATCTGCTGTCGCGGGCCGAGAAGGTGTTTCTGCGGGAGGTAAAACCTGTGGGTCAAAGTACCGAGATGATCGAAGAAAGAAAAAATATGGACCCCAGGGAGGTCAGTTCCGGACCTCACATACCAATTACAAAACAACTTCATCCTGTAATTCGTAATTCCTCAGAAAATGAGGAAGCGGCAGCCGAACCGCCCGGACCGGCACAGCCAGCGCCTGTGGCACGGACAGCGTCGGACAGTGGGGCAGGGGAGGCGAACAAGCCGCAGGTCGGGATCGAATTGGGAACGATATTGCAAGCCTGCCCGGAATTTACCTCCTGGGGACGCAATCTGGGCGGCTACATCCGTGATTGGCGCGATTTCGTGCGGGTCGCCGGTGAATTGCGGCCAATGATCGGCATTTCAGAACATGCCTGGGTCGCCGCACAGGAGCAGATGGGCAAACCCGCCGCTGCGGCTGCATTTGCCTTGGTCTTCGAGAAGGTCCATTCAGGCGAGGTCAACTCGCCGGGCGGATATCTGCGGGGCATGGTCGAAAAGGCCGGGGCAGGGGAGCTGCATCTGGAGCGCAGTTTCTTCGGTCGGCTGAGTGAGATGGCGGCGTGA
- a CDS encoding ATP-binding protein, protein MIVRNHLKRVEDALDAQAGVVLLGPRQVGKTTLAQDIAETREAIYLDMERTADRRILEEPDLYLDAQMGKLVVIDEVQLMPGLFGALRGQIDRRRRAGHRTGQFLLLGSASNTLLQQSAESLAGRVSYHELTPFTLDEVGQGALQGLWLRGGFPDSFLAQSDRASLTWREDFIRTYLERDIPSFGLRIPAETLRRFWTMLAHEQGGLLNAAKLAAGLGVSGQSVARYLDLLVDLMLVRRLPPWHANTGKRLVKSPKVYIRDAGLTHALLGIETAEALLGHPVVGGSWEGFCIENLIAAAPRGTEASFYRSSAGAEIDLILKLPGGALWAIEVKRTTSPKVTRGFHIAADDLDVAERILVYAETREVPGQGGLRAMPLSAAIDRLRAL, encoded by the coding sequence ATGATCGTGCGCAATCACCTCAAACGGGTCGAAGACGCCCTCGATGCCCAGGCGGGGGTCGTCCTCCTCGGGCCGCGTCAGGTCGGCAAGACCACGCTCGCCCAGGACATCGCGGAGACCCGCGAGGCGATCTATCTCGACATGGAGCGGACCGCGGACCGGCGGATCCTCGAGGAGCCCGATCTCTATCTCGATGCGCAGATGGGCAAGCTGGTGGTGATTGACGAAGTGCAGCTGATGCCGGGGCTGTTTGGTGCCCTTCGGGGGCAGATCGACCGCCGTCGCCGGGCCGGGCACCGCACCGGGCAATTCCTGCTCCTGGGGTCGGCCTCCAATACGCTGTTGCAGCAAAGCGCAGAATCGCTGGCAGGCCGGGTCAGCTATCACGAACTGACGCCGTTCACGCTGGATGAAGTGGGGCAGGGGGCCTTGCAGGGGCTCTGGCTGCGCGGCGGCTTTCCCGACAGCTTTCTTGCCCAGTCGGACCGGGCCAGCCTGACCTGGCGCGAGGATTTCATTCGCACCTATCTCGAACGCGACATCCCGAGCTTCGGCCTGCGCATCCCGGCCGAAACCTTGCGGCGGTTCTGGACCATGCTGGCCCATGAGCAGGGCGGGCTCTTGAATGCGGCAAAGCTGGCGGCGGGGCTGGGTGTCTCCGGCCAAAGCGTCGCGCGCTATCTCGATCTGCTGGTGGACCTGATGCTGGTGCGACGGCTGCCGCCCTGGCACGCGAATACCGGCAAGCGGCTGGTGAAATCGCCCAAGGTCTACATCCGTGATGCGGGCCTGACCCACGCGCTCTTGGGGATCGAGACCGCGGAAGCGCTGCTCGGTCATCCGGTGGTCGGCGGCTCCTGGGAAGGTTTCTGCATTGAAAACCTGATTGCGGCGGCCCCGCGAGGCACGGAAGCCAGTTTCTATCGCTCCTCGGCCGGGGCCGAGATCGACCTGATCCTGAAATTGCCCGGCGGCGCGCTTTGGGCCATTGAGGTCAAACGCACGACCAGCCCCAAGGTCACCCGCGGGTTCCACATAGCTGCAGACGATCTCGACGTGGCGGAGCGGATTCTGGTCTATGCCGAGACCCGCGAGGTGCCGGGGCAGGGCGGTCTGCGTGCCATGCCGCTCTCGGCCGCAATCGACCGGCTGCGCGCGCTATAG
- a CDS encoding ArdC family protein — protein sequence MAKRPDIYTRVTAKIIADLEAGTQPWHKPWNTEHLAGRVSRPLRHNGVAYRGLNIVLLWIASVAKGFAAPTWMTYRQASELGGQVRKGAKGELVVYADTFRKTETDAAGQDREVAIPFMKGYTVFNVDQIEGLPEGFYAVPEPILDTVERDAAADAFFAATGADIRHGGTQAYYAVEPDYVQMPSFETFQDPESYYATLGHEITHWTRHPDRLDRSFGRKRWGDEGYAQEELVAELGAAFLAADLGLSPEPRAEHAAYIDHWLRGLRSDTRYIFQAAAHAQRAVDFLHDLQPDRDEAVA from the coding sequence ATGGCAAAACGACCCGACATCTACACCCGCGTCACCGCGAAGATCATCGCCGATCTCGAAGCCGGGACCCAACCCTGGCACAAGCCCTGGAACACCGAGCATCTTGCGGGGCGGGTTTCCCGACCCTTGCGGCACAACGGGGTCGCCTATCGCGGTCTCAACATCGTCCTGCTCTGGATCGCCTCGGTCGCCAAAGGCTTCGCCGCGCCGACCTGGATGACCTATCGTCAGGCGTCAGAACTCGGCGGCCAGGTGCGCAAGGGCGCGAAGGGCGAGTTGGTCGTCTATGCAGACACCTTTCGCAAGACCGAAACCGACGCCGCCGGTCAGGATCGTGAAGTCGCGATCCCCTTCATGAAAGGCTACACGGTTTTCAACGTCGACCAGATCGAGGGCCTTCCCGAGGGGTTCTACGCCGTCCCGGAGCCGATACTCGACACAGTCGAGCGCGATGCAGCTGCAGACGCCTTCTTTGCCGCGACAGGGGCCGACATTCGTCACGGGGGAACCCAGGCCTATTACGCCGTTGAGCCGGACTACGTGCAGATGCCGTCCTTCGAGACTTTCCAAGACCCGGAGAGCTACTACGCAACACTCGGTCATGAGATCACCCACTGGACCCGCCATCCCGATCGCCTGGACCGGAGTTTCGGTCGAAAACGCTGGGGCGATGAAGGCTATGCGCAAGAGGAGCTTGTCGCGGAACTGGGCGCTGCGTTTCTGGCCGCCGATCTGGGATTGTCGCCGGAACCGCGCGCGGAGCATGCCGCCTATATCGATCATTGGCTTCGCGGTCTTCGGAGCGACACGCGATATATCTTCCAGGCCGCGGCCCATGCGCAGCGTGCAGTCGATTTTCTGCATGATCTGCAACCGGATCGGGACGAGGCCGTCGCTTAG
- a CDS encoding LysR family transcriptional regulator yields the protein MIDRLRQMAIFAKTIDHGSFRGAARELRLSPSVVSHHVSQLEEILGVALIYRSTRKLTLTSEGHRLLAATHKMLEAVEGELVDLSVSASAPSGELRVTIPSVLSQSNFTEQIAAFSRTYPRIKLFLDFSDTRRALIDDGFDIAIRMGPKAKNTATSRKLFSVERKLVASAEYLSLRPGPDDPKDLIGWDWLALTPAQNVPLEFGKSGGVQATIKPEAHIFANDAQALYRLARAGAGLAIVPDFLASEDVEAGSMSYVLPDWKLRAIDVFATWPANAPKHGLIHLALDALSQR from the coding sequence ATGATTGATCGACTTCGCCAGATGGCCATCTTCGCCAAAACGATTGATCACGGATCTTTCCGAGGCGCGGCTCGGGAACTTCGGCTGTCACCGTCGGTGGTCAGCCACCACGTCTCGCAGCTTGAAGAAATCCTTGGGGTCGCATTGATCTATCGCTCGACCCGAAAGCTGACGCTGACATCGGAGGGTCACAGGCTGCTGGCCGCGACTCACAAGATGCTGGAGGCCGTCGAAGGCGAATTGGTTGATTTGTCTGTTTCCGCAAGTGCGCCAAGCGGTGAGCTTCGTGTCACCATTCCTTCTGTCCTGTCGCAATCGAATTTCACAGAGCAAATCGCCGCCTTTTCCAGAACATACCCTCGGATCAAACTATTTCTGGATTTCTCAGACACACGTCGTGCGCTCATTGATGACGGCTTTGATATTGCGATCCGAATGGGGCCGAAGGCGAAGAACACTGCGACTTCACGCAAACTCTTTTCGGTCGAGCGTAAGTTGGTCGCCTCTGCTGAGTACCTCTCATTGCGACCGGGCCCCGATGATCCAAAGGACCTGATTGGTTGGGATTGGCTGGCTCTGACACCTGCGCAAAACGTGCCCTTGGAGTTTGGAAAATCTGGCGGCGTTCAAGCAACCATCAAACCAGAAGCGCACATCTTTGCAAACGATGCCCAGGCGCTCTATCGTCTGGCCCGTGCGGGCGCGGGGCTTGCAATCGTTCCAGATTTTCTGGCCAGTGAAGACGTGGAAGCCGGATCAATGAGCTACGTTCTGCCCGATTGGAAGTTACGCGCTATTGATGTCTTCGCAACCTGGCCAGCTAATGCTCCAAAGCACGGCCTTATTCATCTGGCGTTGGACGCTCTGAGCCAGAGATGA
- a CDS encoding ester cyclase, translated as MNAFRTTLAAASLGLASIATSAAADDTATVQAVYNLLSNPGSEAQVAAFLSATSENWESIGDYSDENEGRDGFVGQMGFFSQLIPDLDWSVQAMHQDGDFVTVRSRATGTPTGPFLGVDGEGRSFDILTIDIHELDDGVIIRTYHVEDWASALQQLSGQ; from the coding sequence ATGAACGCGTTCCGAACAACTCTCGCAGCGGCCTCACTTGGCCTCGCATCCATCGCAACGAGTGCCGCAGCCGACGACACAGCCACTGTGCAAGCTGTCTACAACCTGCTGAGCAATCCCGGTTCCGAGGCGCAAGTGGCCGCATTTCTCAGCGCAACCTCAGAGAACTGGGAGAGCATTGGCGACTACTCCGACGAGAATGAGGGTCGCGATGGCTTCGTCGGCCAGATGGGTTTCTTCAGCCAGCTCATTCCCGACCTCGACTGGTCCGTACAAGCCATGCATCAGGACGGTGATTTCGTGACCGTTCGCAGCCGTGCAACGGGAACGCCGACGGGCCCATTCCTTGGTGTTGATGGTGAAGGGCGCAGCTTTGACATCCTGACCATCGATATCCACGAGCTGGACGATGGCGTGATTATCCGCACCTATCACGTCGAAGACTGGGCCAGCGCCTTGCAGCAGCTTTCCGGCCAGTAA
- a CDS encoding nuclear transport factor 2 family protein — protein MDRRQLLTASAAAATGLALSAPASAQTADDETQASFDTVMAFMGAMGGGDMDSMGGLMADDMVWQNEGDPDLPWIGTWEGKETIFGFLGTFSQNVQVTHWENQDAFASGDTVAVFGRMKMLLTGSGAETEEFTFALRAKVRDGQVVLWNWFEDTYAVSQAFHAA, from the coding sequence ATGGATAGACGACAACTTCTCACCGCATCGGCAGCCGCCGCAACGGGGCTCGCCCTTTCTGCGCCAGCAAGCGCGCAAACTGCAGATGATGAGACCCAAGCATCTTTTGATACGGTCATGGCCTTCATGGGGGCCATGGGCGGCGGAGACATGGACAGCATGGGCGGGCTTATGGCGGATGACATGGTCTGGCAAAACGAAGGCGACCCCGACCTTCCATGGATCGGCACGTGGGAAGGCAAGGAGACGATCTTTGGTTTCCTCGGCACATTTTCGCAGAATGTTCAGGTGACTCATTGGGAAAACCAAGATGCCTTCGCCTCTGGTGATACCGTGGCCGTGTTTGGTCGGATGAAAATGTTGCTGACTGGATCAGGCGCAGAAACGGAGGAGTTCACCTTTGCTTTGCGGGCCAAGGTGCGCGACGGTCAGGTCGTGCTTTGGAACTGGTTCGAGGACACCTACGCTGTGAGCCAAGCCTTTCACGCGGCCTAA